A genomic region of Oncorhynchus mykiss isolate Arlee chromosome 16, USDA_OmykA_1.1, whole genome shotgun sequence contains the following coding sequences:
- the LOC110492827 gene encoding neurotrypsin yields MDPNTRKMMLLIGLNCLWLQVLSEVIADDSYLNEVQNAAPLSCSEGFTELGFYNGSVSQTDSGAPCLRWAEFPDYVLQYPGRGLGEHSYCRNPDRESNPWCFFRQTSGAIGWAYCDCHQGAARLVGGTSSRSGRVEVYLNGQWGAVCDSHWTDRDASVICRQLGLGEIGTALQQSRFGSGSGLFHYERLSCRGDESSVSQCQSRTFVTGDCSHGNEAGVVCAPPEGSGLPLRLVGGEEYFEGRVEVFHSGRWGSVCDDQWDDRDAEVVCRQLGFGGVAKAWSWAHFGQSSGPILLDAVRCTGNEVFLDQCLHGDWEQHNCDHMEDAGVSCSPYTDGVVRLVGGDSPWEGRVEVFHSGDWSTVCDDHWTQQHTQVVCRQLGYRGHAEVVTDRTFGEGSGIILLDDVRCEGTESSLLDCRHGTWGRSDCSHGEDVGVRCRAGAKEEETNEVPVVAPATGPLLRLFGGSSHNEGRVEVYLHGDWGSICDSGWNDLNAAVVCRQLGHSGHAVAAGGFGRGKGPVHLDQVRCTGKEDFLGECPSLGRARDGCRWRQDAGVSCDHAPRATEGQARPSELTCGVRKIVEEGNERKSGGEGENVPRTLWPWQVSVWLGSEGKDGHPICSGTLISPCWALASAHCFTRFGIGPSQYVVRFGGSDRILIPERVVVHRKFRADQGPGGHDLALLRLPSPNDHCLTFDPHTNAACLPTPDAAGGKTPLSCIAAVTAGWDGPDAVLQSWVPLLTSWQCKKRYGDGFSSHGTLCAGSPPDTRRLHGNNGCQGNWGGGLVCQGEGGRWVLTGIVSGGYGCSDPSTPALYTRVSRFRGWIEEVTHTHRSGTYTHTQS; encoded by the exons ATGGATCCAAACACCCGGAAAATGATGCTTCTGATCGGCCTCAACTGCCTCTGGCTCCAAGTGCTTTCAGAG gtgatAGCTGATGACAGTTATTTAAACGAGGTGCAAAACGCAG cccCTCTCTCCTGTTCGGAGGGTTTTACAGAGCTGGGTTTCTATAATGGCTCTGTGTCTCAGACGGACTCTGGCGCCCCCTGCCTGCGGTGGGCAGAGTTTCCAGACTACGTGCTGCAGTACCCTGGCCGAGGCCTTGGGGAGCACAGCTACTGCCGTAACCCTGACagagagtccaacccctggtgcTTCTTCAGACAGACCTCTGGGGCCATCGGCTGGGCCTACTGCGACTGCCACCAGG GTGCAGCTCGGCTGGTGGGCGGGACATCGTCAAGAAGTGGACGTGTGGAGGTGTACCTGAATGGCCAGTGGGGGGCGGTGTGTGACTCTCATTGGACAGACAGAGATGCCAGTGTGATCTGCAGACAGCTGGGGTTGGG tgAGATCGGCACTGCTTTGCAGCAGTCCAGGTTCGGCTCGGGCTCCGGCCTCTTCCATTACGAACGGCTGAGTTGCCGTGGAGATGAGAGCTCCGTCAGCCAATGCCAGAGCAGGACATTTGTTACCGGGGACTGTAGCCATGGAAACGAGGCGGGAGTTGTGTGTGCTCCACCAGAAG GCAGTGGTCTTCCTCTACGATTGGTTGGAGGAGAAGAATACTTTGAGGGGCGTGTGGAGGTGTTCCACAGTGGTAGGTGGGGCTCTGTCTGCGATGACCAATGGGACGACAGAGATGCAGAGGTGGTCTGTCGACAGCTGGGctttgg GGGTGTGGCGAAGGCCTGGTCGTGGGCTCACTTCGGACAGAGCTCAGGTCCCATCCTATTGGACGCCGTGAGGTGTACAGGAAATGAAGTCTTCCTGGACCAGTGTCTTCATGGAGACTGGGAACAACACAACTGTGACCATATGGAAGACGCTGGGGTATCCTGCAGCCcctacacag ACGGTGTGGTGCGGTTGGTAGGAGGAGACAGTCCATGGGAGGGTCGTGTTGAAGTCTTCCACTCTGGGGACTGGAGTACGGTGTGTGACGACCACTGgactcaacaacacacacaggtgGTCTGTCGACAGCTCggatacag AGGGCATGCTGAGGTGGTGACTGACAGAACGTTCGGCGAGGGTTCTGGTATCATCCTGTTGGACGATGTGCGTTGTGAGGGGACGGAGTCGTCCCTGCTGGACTGTCGCCATGGCACCTGGGGCCGTAGCGACTGTTCCCATGGAGAGGACGTGGGCGTGCGATGCAGGGCCGGAGCTAAAGAGGAAGAGACCAATGAGGTGCCGGTTGTTGCACCTGCCACAG GTCCTCTGTTGCGTCTGTTTGGGGGTAGTAGCCATAACGAAGGTCGTGTGGAAGTCTATCTCCATGGAGACTGGGGGAGTATCTGTGACTCAGGCTGGAACGATCTGAACGCTGCCGTGGTCTGCAGACAGCTGGGCCacag tgGTCATGCGGTAGCAGCAGGTGGGTTCGGTCGGGGGAAGGGACCTGTCCACCTGGACCAGGTGAGGTGTACCGGGAAGGAGGACTTCCTGGGGGAGTGTCCGTCTCTGGGCCGGGCCCGTGACGGCTGCAGATGGAGACAGGATGCAGGGGTGAGCTGTGACCACGCCCCCCGGGCAACAGAGGGCCAGGCCAGGCCAAGTGAGCTCACCTGTGGAGTGAGGAAGATTGTGGAGGAAGGGAacgagaggaagagtggaggagaaggagagaatgtACCCAG gACATTGTGGCCATGGCAGGTGTCAGTGTGGTTGGGTTCTGAGGGGAAAGATGGCCATCCTATCTGTAGTGGTACTCTGATCTCTCCCTGCTGGGCCCTGGCCTCCGCTCACTGCTTCACCAG gttTGGTATTGGCCCGTCTCAGTATGTGGTGCGCTTTGGGGGTTCTGACAGAATTCTGATCCCGGAGCGAGTGGTGGTCCATAGAAAGTTTAGAGCAGATCAGGGCCCTGGGGGTCATGACCTGGCCCTGCTGAGGCTGCCCAGCCCCAATGATCACTGTTTGACCTTTGACCCCCACACCAACGCCGCCTGCCTCCCCACACCGGATGCTGCGGGGGGGAAGACCcccttgtcctgcattgcagcgGTTACCGCTGGCTGGGACGGCCCAG ACGCTGTGCTCCAGTCCTGGGTACCCCTTCTGACGTCATGGCAGTGTAAGAAGCGTTATGGCGATGGTTTCTCCTCCCACGGCACGCTGTGCGCCGGCAGCCCCCCTGACACACGCCGTCTCCACGGGAACAACGGTTGCCAGGGCAACTGGGGCGGTGGGCTGGTATGCCAGGGGGAGGGAGGGCGATGGGTGTTGACCGGGATTGTCTCCGGGGGTTACGGCTGCAGCGACCCCTCAACCCCGGCGCTCTACACACGGGTCAGCCGGTTCCGGGGCTGGATCGAGgaagtcacacatacacacaggagcgggacatacacacacacacaatcatga
- the LOC110491355 gene encoding E3 ubiquitin-protein ligase TRIM21-like — MASSSRLLSEEQFQCSICLDVFTEPVSTPCGHNFCKVCISGYWDTTDLCQCPMCKRTFYTRPELKTNTAFRDVVDHFKMIRIRDTDEIRDTDESPAEAGEVSCDVCTGTRLKALKSCLECLTSFCETHLQPHQRVTGLKRHKLIDPVENLEDRMCKKHDRLLELFCRTDQTCVCQFCIETDHKTHHAVPLEEECGERKVQLGKMERQIRQMIQERLEKVQEVKHSVELNKRDAEREIADSLQVFSDLMDSIQKSQAEFIEVVEEKQKAAENRADGLIKQLKQEMTELQKRSTELEQHSHTEDHLLLLQTFPSLCTPKHTKDWSEVSVHSDMCLGGLRRAVSELEQTLQEELERAVKRLCDVELKTIQQWSAHVTLDPDTAHPFLILSRDRKQVRYGGTRQKLPDNAKKFYNPERFLNHLSVLGKDSFSSGRFYYEVQVKGKAEWLLGVARESINRKHDINMSPFDGLWTVYMRGEDIYEAYTSPPVPLSLREKPQKVGVFVDYEGGLVSFYNVKARAHIYSFIGCTFTEKLHPYFNTCDNELGPNLAPFVICPVNHTD, encoded by the coding sequence ATGGCGTCCTCTAGCCGTCTCCTGTCTGAAGAGCAGTTCCAGTGCTCTATCTGTCTGGATGTGTTCACTGAGCCTGTCTCCACTCCATGTGGACACAACTTCTGCAAGGTCTGTATCAGTGGATACTGGGATACAACTGACCTGTGCCAGTGTCCAATGTGTAAGAGGACATTCTACACAAGACCAGAGCTAAAAACCAACACAGCATTCAGAGATGTTGTAGATCATTTTAAGATGATCAGAATCAGAGACACAGACGAAATCAGAGACACAGACGAGTCCCCTGCCGAGGCTGGAGAAGTGTCCTGTGACGTCTGCACTGGGACAAGGCTCAAGGCCCTGAAGTCCTGCCTGGAGTGTCTGACCTCTTTCTGTGAGACTCACCTGCAGCCTCATCAGAGAGTCACCGGCCTGAAAAGGCACAAGCTAATAGACCCCGTTGAGAACCTGGAAGACAGGATGTGTAAGAAGCATGACAGACTGCTGGAGCTGTTCTGTAGGACCGACcagacgtgtgtgtgtcagttctgCATTGAGACAGACCACAAGACTCACCACGCCGTCCCACTAGAGGAAGAGTGTGGAGAGAGGAAGGTTCAGCTGGGGAAGATGGAGCGACAGATACGGCAGATGATCCAGGAGCGACTAGAGAAGGTTCAGGAGGTCAAACACTCAGTAGAGCTCAAcaagagagacgcagagagagaaatAGCGGACAGCCTGCAGGTCTTCAGTGATCTGATGGATTCCATTCAGAAAAGCCAGGCTGAGTTCATTGAGGTggttgaggagaagcagaaagcagCAGAGAATCGTGCTGATGGGCTCATTAAACAGCTGAAGCAGGAAATGACTGAGCTACAGAAGAGAAGCACTGAGCTGGAGCAGCACTCACACACTGaggaccacctcctcctcctccagaccTTCCCATCCCTGTGTACCCCGAAACACACAAAGGACTGGTCTGAGGTCAGTGTTCACAGTGATATGTGTTTGGGGGGACTGAGGAGAGCTGTGTCTGAGCTGGAGCAGACACTTCAGGAAGAACTAGAGAGAGCGGTGAAGAGGTTGTGTGATGTTGAGCTGAAGACAATTCAGCAGTGGTCAGCGCATGTGACCCTGGACCCTGATACAGCACATCCATTCCTCATCTTGTCTAGGGACCGGAAACAAGTGAGATATGGAGGCACAAGGCAGAAACTCCCTGACAACGCAAAGAAATTCTATAACCCAGAGAGGTTTTTGAATCACCTCTCTGTCCTGGGAAAAGATAGTTTCTCCTCGGGGAGATTCTACTATGAGGTGCAGGTGAAGGGAAAAGCTGAGTGGCTGTTAGGAGTGGCCAGGGAGTCCATCAACAGGAAGCATGACATAAATATGAGCCCTTTCGATGGCCTCTGGACTGTGTATATGAGGGGTGAGGATATCTATGAGGCCTacacctctccccctgtccctctctccctgagagAGAAGCCCCAGAAAGTAGGGGTGTTTGTGGACTATGAGGGGGGTTTGGTCTCCTTCTACAATGTGAAGGCCAGGGCTCATATCTACTCTTTCATTGGCTGCACCTTCACTGAGAAACTCCATCCATACTTCAACACCTGTGATAATGAACTTGGTCCAAACTTAGCCCCATTCGTCATCTGTCCTGTCAATCACACAGACTGA